In Elstera cyanobacteriorum, the genomic stretch TGGCCGAGCCGGTCCGGCCGCCGCCGTCGATGGCGGCGAGTTCCCCCACGACATCCCCTGCGCCCAAATCGGCCAAAGGCACCGGCGACGTTTCATCACGACTATAGATGCGCAGGCTGCCCGCCAGAATGAAAAACACCGTGTTCGACATATCGCTTGCGGCGAAAAGCTGTTCGCCCGCGCGCACCTGCCGAACCGTGCCCTGGTCGATCAGCCGATCCAGTAGGTCGGACGGCACACCGTCGAGCAGCGGCGTTTGGCAAAGGGCAGCGCGGAGGTCGAGGGTCATGGGCTTGCTCCTAATCGGCATCGGGGCGCGCAAGGCCGGAAAACGGCAAAAAATCGCAAAGACGGGCGGGCGGCAGACGGTTGTGCCGGGGAATGCCTGGCAGCCAGTGCAGGAAGAAAAAGTGGTGCTCCACCCCGCCGATGGTGACACACAGGCCAATCCGCGCCGCAGGCCGGGCGGCGGGCGGGGCGCGATAGTCGAGCGTCAGCGCATCGGCCGGTAACGTCGGCAGGCTGCGGCGCGCGGCGGCCAAGGCTTGCGGCAGCGCTTCCACGGGCTCGCGCTGTGATCCGCTACACTGGGGGATCGGGGTCAGGGTGCAGTCTTGATGTTCCCCCGGCGCCAAGGCCCCATCGATCCGGGCGGCAGTCATCACCGTCAGGGCGCGGTCGGCGGCGTCGATCAGCCGGGCCTTGTGCAGCAGCCAAAGGCCGATATCGAGCCCGCCCAGGATGACCAGTAGGAAGATCGGCAGGGCCAAAGCGGTTTCGACCGCCGTGGCTCCGCGCTGCCCCAAGCAGCGGTTAGGGATGCGCATTGGGGCTTCTTTCGACAGCGGAAAACCGAAGCCAGAACGGCCCGTCGAGCAGACGTTCGAGAAAGGGCGTGAGCGGGCGATACCCAAGCTCGGCCTGGATCGTTACCCAGCGGTGCCCGCCGTCAAGACGCTCCGTCAGGCGCAGGTGAACGGCCTCGGGATCATCGGCTAGGGCAGGAACCTGGGCCAGAGCCAAGCTAGGGCC encodes the following:
- a CDS encoding TadE/TadG family type IV pilus assembly protein, which translates into the protein MIGRQGTAAVELALMLPVLLLTLLAGADLARATLLRAEGEQATRAIARFAAGQAVLPGPSLALAQVPALADDPEAVHLRLTERLDGGHRWVTIQAELGYRPLTPFLERLLDGPFWLRFSAVERSPNAHP
- a CDS encoding TadE/TadG family type IV pilus assembly protein; translated protein: MRIPNRCLGQRGATAVETALALPIFLLVILGGLDIGLWLLHKARLIDAADRALTVMTAARIDGALAPGEHQDCTLTPIPQCSGSQREPVEALPQALAAARRSLPTLPADALTLDYRAPPAARPAARIGLCVTIGGVEHHFFFLHWLPGIPRHNRLPPARLCDFLPFSGLARPDAD
- a CDS encoding Crp/Fnr family transcriptional regulator — protein: MTLDLRAALCQTPLLDGVPSDLLDRLIDQGTVRQVRAGEQLFAASDMSNTVFFILAGSLRIYSRDETSPVPLADLGAGDVVGELAAIDGGGRTGSATALQESAVLVCPPRCLHRPAKPRPAGSPSVVAAVFADHPRCR